TCTAAAGTTAGGGCGCCCCTGCCGAGTGCGGCGAAAGAAGCGTTGGTGGGAATGATTGAATTTGGTGGGCGAGACCGCCTCGAGGAAGGTTGCGTAGTCAAAATCGTGAACTAAGGTGTCGTAATCGGGATGGTTACTGTCGTAAATGACGGCGGTGGTTGATTCGGCGACCCCCAGTTCATTAGCAATCCGCTGGTCGTCTTTAAAGGCTTGTTGACTGAGTTCACCCTGTCGGTCTTCCATAAACATGGCTAGGTCGAGTCCGTTGTCTTTAGCGATCTGGTAGGCGAGGTCAGCGCTGTAGTTTTGTCCCTCGTCAATTAATGCCTTTTGGAGCCCCAATAAGAATTGGCGTCCCCGCTTGCGTCCCTGAAACAAAGCGGCCTTATAGTCGAGGGTAACCTGGTAGAGGGTGGCAGAAACCCGTTGGCGGTTGGCCAAGGTGGGGGCAACGTTATATAGACGTAGGGTCTGTTCGATGGTGTGCATATTGACGAGCGGAATGAAGTTAAAGGTTAAATCGAGGTCGGGTAGTTGGTGGTCAGCTCGCAACAGGTCTTGTTCGCAGTTAAAGCACCGGGTCCCTAGCGGGTTGACAAATAAAGATACTTCAAGCACCGGTAGGTACCTCCAATCATTAGGTTTCGGGGAAAGCCCCTTTAATATTGTTATTTTGGCAAATTTAGCAAAACTTGTAAAGTAATCAGGTTTGGCTAGCATCATTTTTGGGACTAACGGAGCCGTTATGATAGAATAGTTGATAGCTACGGAGGGGATCAAATGATTGAAGACTGGCATGCGTTCTTGTTGCCCTATCAACAAGCAGTTAACGAGTTAAAGGTCAAACTACGGGGAATGCGCAAGCAATACCAAGAGAGCGCCCAACATTCACCCATTGAGTTTGTCACTGGACGGGTAAAACCCGTAGATAGCATTAAAGAAAAGATGGTTCGTCGTCACGTTTCAGAAGACCGGCTAGAACAAGATATGCAAGACATTGCGGGTTTACGTATCATGTGCCAGTTCGTTGAAGATATTTACGCGGTGGTGGACCTACTGCGTGAACGCGGTGATATTGCGATTTTAGAGGAGCGCGATTACGTAACTAACGTTAAACCAAGCGGGTACCGCTCTTACCACATTGTAATTGAGTATCCGGTTCAGTTGATCACCGGTGAAAAGAAGATCTTAGCCGAAATTCAGGTGCGGACGCTGGCAATGAACTTTTGGGCCACCGTGGAACACTCCCTGAACTATAAGTACCAGGGTGACTTTCCGACGAAACTGGCTGATCGCTTGCAACGGGCGGCCGCGGCGGCGTTTAAACTGGACCAAGAAATGTCTGAAATCAGAGAAGAGATCCAAGAGGCGCAAAACCTCTTTTCTTACGGGAAGTCTTCCGGTTGGGAACGGGCCAGTGGCCGTGACCAGGAAGAACAAAATGATAATCACCAAGCTTAAGGGGCATAAAAGAGATGAAGATTGCAGTCTACACATACCGATCAACCGAATCAATGCGGGTTCGCCAAGCCATTTTGGATGGCATTCAAGGGACCCCACTCGAGTATGACGAGGATCACCCAGACATCGTCATTACCATCGGGGGCGACGGAACGCTTTTGTCGGCCTTTCACCGTTACCAACACCTACTTGATCAAGTACGTTTTGTGGGGATCCACACCGGCCACCTGGGCTTTTACACCGATTGGCGCAATTATGAGGTTCAAGAACTCTTAAAGAGCCTGCAAAACGATAGCGGCCAGTCGGTGGCCTACCCACTATTAGACATGGAAGCAACGATGAGCGATGGACGGGTCAAACACATTGTGGCCCTAAACGAGTCTACTTTGCGTAACATTGTTAAAACAATGGTGTGCGACGTTTACGTTAACGATCAGCTGTTTGAGCGTTTCCGGGGTGATGGACTGTGTATCTCCACCCCAACCGGTTCAACGGCCTACAACAAATCAGCGGGCGGCGCAATCATGGATCCCAACATCATTGGCTTCCAGTTAGCCGAAATGGCCTCCTTAAATAATCGCGTCTTCCGAACGTTAGGGTCGCCGGTCATCTTTGGCACCGATGCTAAACTGACCTTCCGCTTGCGTGATGATTCCTCGGCCGTTTTAACCTGCGACCGAGAACAGATGATGTTAGGGCAAGATGATTGGCACCTCCAAGAAATTACCTACCGGGTGGCCAAAGAAAAAATTCACTTTGCCAAGTACCGCCACAATAACTTCTTCATGCGGGTGAAGAATTCCTTTATCGGGGAGACCTACTAATGGAATTTAAGTGGCACTACTTGGGCGAGCAACCACGTCGGTTACGGTCGGTCTTTCGCTCCTTTGGGGTGACTAATTCGCTACTTAAGGTGGCCATCTTCCATGGCGGTCAGATGAGGATCAATGATCGGGTGGCGTGGGCCATTGACCAAGTTGAGCCCGGCGACGTGGTTTATTTAGTGGTTCCTAATGAGCCGGCTAATCCCACCATCACGGTCAGTGACCAAACCTTTGAAATCGCTTATGAGGATGAAGACTTTTTGGTGATTAACAAGGAGGCCGGCGTGGCCACCGTTCCTGCCCATCACGTCGCCGTCCAAGACAGCCTGGTCAACCGGGTCAAGGGGTATTACCAACGGCAAAATTACCCCAATCAAGTGACCCACGTGGCAACCCGCTTGGATAAGGATACGTCGGGGCTAGTGGTTTTTCCAAAGCACCGCTTCGCCCACGCAGTCTTAGACCGCCAACTGAAGGCCCGCCAAGTCAAAAAAGAGTACTTGGCAATGGTGCAGGGGAGGTTAACCGTAAGTCATGGTTACATCGACGCCCCGATCCGCCGGGATCCGGACTCCTTTGTGAAACGGTTGGTGGCTCCGGATGGCAAGGCATCGGCAACCGAATACTGGTGTGAACGGGTGACAGATACGACTAGTTTGGTACGAGTCCGCTTACACACGGGCCGGACCCACCAGATTCGGGTCCACTTTTCCTTTTTGGGCCATCCCCTATTGGGAGACGATATGTACGGGACTGGCTTTGGGATGCCCCGTCAAGCCTTGCATTGTCAACGGGTTAGTTTTTACTCTCCCTTTAAGCAGAAGGTAATTTCCGTCGCCGCCCCACTGCCCACGGACTTTCAGCGGGCTGAGGATGAGTGGTTAAACTAAAAGCCCCCACCTAGTTCGAAGGGAACCGGTGGGGGTTTGGCATGTCTTAGGTGGACTTATTTAACCCACTGCTTAACGCAGACGGGTTCTGGGCAGGCAACATCTTGTTGAAGTAAGGTTAACTGACCGGTCGTGGTGTCACGAGCGTAGAGGGTTAAGTTATCGCCATTTTGGTTGGAGGCAACCAGGAAGGTTTCGTCTTGGCTCAGTTCAAAGTCACGTGGGAAGTCACCAGCCGTGGTGATTGATTGAATGTGACTCAGGGTTAGGTCATCATTGACGGCAAAAACGGCCAGGGTGTTTTCTCCCCGGTTAGAGGAGTACACGAACTTTCCGTCCGAAGAGATGTGAATGGCGGCGGCCCCGTTGTGGGCGGTCCAATCGGTCGGAATCGTAGCAACGGTTTGGACGTGACTGAAGCTGCCAGTTTCAGCGTCGTACTTAAGGACTTCCAGCTTGGAACTCAGTTCACCCAAAACGTAGGCAACTTGACCGTTGGGGTGGAAGACGAGGTGCCGGGTCCCAAAGCCAGCCTCTGACTGGTAGCGGGATGCTTGGGTGAGCTTACCGTCGTCGCTAACGTCATAAACGACCACTAGGTCCATTCCTAGGTCACAGACGGCCAGGCGCTTGTCAGGCGTCAAGTCGGCATAGTGAGCGTGGGGAGCGTCTTGTTCCGGCTTCGGCCCACATTCGCCTTGGTGAGTCACCTCATCGGTTTGGGTCAGGGTGCCGTCAGAAGCAACCTTAAAGACCGTTACCGTTCCCTTGTGGTAATTGGCGCTGTATAGCAACTTCCGGTCTTGGTCGTAACCCACGTAGGCCGGTGGCGCCCCCGCCCCCAGCTTTTGGTCGATTAATTCGGCTTGACCATCCTTTAATTGGTAAGAGGCCACGCCCCCCAGGTCACCGTCTTGCTTGATGGCGAAAACCCGGTCGCCGACTTGTTGTAAGTAGGCCGGTTTTTGGGAGGTAGCCACGAGGCGGACATTTTCCAGTTGCTGGTGGTCGTGATTCAAGGTGACGGCGTACATCCCCTTGCTAGTCTTGCTAGTGTAAGTTCCAATCAAAAAGTCTTCGTTCACGATAGTCACTCCTTTGTTAGTTTCATCACTAATAATAGCAGTCACCGCCTCAATACGCTAGGGGAAACCAGTTGCCAACCTAACTAGTTAGTAGAAAGGATCGATAGTAAAGTGAAAAAAATTGCGCGGGCCATTCAGTGGGTGCAAAACCACCCGGGTCTCTTTATCTGCCCCGTTTGCGGCGATCAGGACTTGCGGGTGGAAGCAAGTTCGTTAGTTTGCGCTGCCGGGCACCGAACCGATTTTAACAAGCACGGGTTCTTGTACTTTTTGCAGGGAAAGAGCAATGATGAGTACGACCGGTCGATGCTGACTGAGCGGCGCCGGTTGCTAGAGGCGGGGTTATTCATGCCGATGGTTGAGGCGGTAGCTAATCAATTGCCGGTGGGGTCGCAAACCATCTTAGACGTGGGAACTGGCGAAGGGACCCCGCTCCTACAGTTGGCAAAGCTTCGCAAGGAAGACGACACCTTGGTGGGTTTTGATATTTCCAAGGCGGGTATCCAGTTGGCGACCCAGCTAGACTTTGGGGGCTTCTTTTGTGTGGCCGACCTGCGTCACCTCCCGTTTAATGCGGGGGCGTTTAGCGCCGTGATTGAATTCTTTTCGCCGTCTGACTATCGGGAGTTTGACCGGGTCTTAGCCCCTAACGCGACCCTAATCAAGGTGATCCCCAACTCCGGCTACCTGGCAGAGTTGCGCCACCTCTTGTACGGAAAAACGGGTCGGCACGCCGAATACGATAACCAACCGGTGGTGGACCTGTTCATGCACCACTATCCGGGGGCTAAGCAGGTCCCGGTTCGTTACCAATTCCCGTTGCCAAGCGAACTTCGGTGGGCAATGGTTGAAATGTCACCGCTGCATTGGGGAAAGGAGGCCCGTCCCATTGCTGA
The nucleotide sequence above comes from Limosilactobacillus fermentum. Encoded proteins:
- a CDS encoding lactonase family protein, with translation MNEDFLIGTYTSKTSKGMYAVTLNHDHQQLENVRLVATSQKPAYLQQVGDRVFAIKQDGDLGGVASYQLKDGQAELIDQKLGAGAPPAYVGYDQDRKLLYSANYHKGTVTVFKVASDGTLTQTDEVTHQGECGPKPEQDAPHAHYADLTPDKRLAVCDLGMDLVVVYDVSDDGKLTQASRYQSEAGFGTRHLVFHPNGQVAYVLGELSSKLEVLKYDAETGSFSHVQTVATIPTDWTAHNGAAAIHISSDGKFVYSSNRGENTLAVFAVNDDLTLSHIQSITTAGDFPRDFELSQDETFLVASNQNGDNLTLYARDTTTGQLTLLQQDVACPEPVCVKQWVK
- a CDS encoding GTP pyrophosphokinase; protein product: MIEDWHAFLLPYQQAVNELKVKLRGMRKQYQESAQHSPIEFVTGRVKPVDSIKEKMVRRHVSEDRLEQDMQDIAGLRIMCQFVEDIYAVVDLLRERGDIAILEERDYVTNVKPSGYRSYHIVIEYPVQLITGEKKILAEIQVRTLAMNFWATVEHSLNYKYQGDFPTKLADRLQRAAAAAFKLDQEMSEIREEIQEAQNLFSYGKSSGWERASGRDQEEQNDNHQA
- a CDS encoding NAD kinase; its protein translation is MKIAVYTYRSTESMRVRQAILDGIQGTPLEYDEDHPDIVITIGGDGTLLSAFHRYQHLLDQVRFVGIHTGHLGFYTDWRNYEVQELLKSLQNDSGQSVAYPLLDMEATMSDGRVKHIVALNESTLRNIVKTMVCDVYVNDQLFERFRGDGLCISTPTGSTAYNKSAGGAIMDPNIIGFQLAEMASLNNRVFRTLGSPVIFGTDAKLTFRLRDDSSAVLTCDREQMMLGQDDWHLQEITYRVAKEKIHFAKYRHNNFFMRVKNSFIGETY
- a CDS encoding RluA family pseudouridine synthase — its product is MEFKWHYLGEQPRRLRSVFRSFGVTNSLLKVAIFHGGQMRINDRVAWAIDQVEPGDVVYLVVPNEPANPTITVSDQTFEIAYEDEDFLVINKEAGVATVPAHHVAVQDSLVNRVKGYYQRQNYPNQVTHVATRLDKDTSGLVVFPKHRFAHAVLDRQLKARQVKKEYLAMVQGRLTVSHGYIDAPIRRDPDSFVKRLVAPDGKASATEYWCERVTDTTSLVRVRLHTGRTHQIRVHFSFLGHPLLGDDMYGTGFGMPRQALHCQRVSFYSPFKQKVISVAAPLPTDFQRAEDEWLN
- a CDS encoding methyltransferase domain-containing protein — its product is MKKIARAIQWVQNHPGLFICPVCGDQDLRVEASSLVCAAGHRTDFNKHGFLYFLQGKSNDEYDRSMLTERRRLLEAGLFMPMVEAVANQLPVGSQTILDVGTGEGTPLLQLAKLRKEDDTLVGFDISKAGIQLATQLDFGGFFCVADLRHLPFNAGAFSAVIEFFSPSDYREFDRVLAPNATLIKVIPNSGYLAELRHLLYGKTGRHAEYDNQPVVDLFMHHYPGAKQVPVRYQFPLPSELRWAMVEMSPLHWGKEARPIAELDLGQLTHVTVDVTVLVGEKRS
- a CDS encoding DsbA family protein is translated as MLEVSLFVNPLGTRCFNCEQDLLRADHQLPDLDLTFNFIPLVNMHTIEQTLRLYNVAPTLANRQRVSATLYQVTLDYKAALFQGRKRGRQFLLGLQKALIDEGQNYSADLAYQIAKDNGLDLAMFMEDRQGELSQQAFKDDQRIANELGVAESTTAVIYDSNHPDYDTLVHDFDYATFLEAVSPTKFNHSHQRFFRRTRQGRPNFRTY